A window of the Vigna angularis cultivar LongXiaoDou No.4 chromosome 3, ASM1680809v1, whole genome shotgun sequence genome harbors these coding sequences:
- the LOC108325455 gene encoding high mobility group B protein 10 isoform X1 has translation MEKKEEIILPLPSETHLKDLPNVSSTSRPVGSHKGHCSPGDDSDSFYDKLVELLESSGLTLIFNVRETLLDLYLFYLEVTRRGGYQQVGRERKWGEVVIALKLEGNSVKLSAQVERLYSHLLYQFEQLYFYRRPEKLAFRSASNKGSFCSLSTSSSLEEGPLRKKRISTVSLAPMMDSKDDQKATEMSKQYSCHMTAGAGYVQQPVLLPTPPKEKKKRRGAPVGRKTAYQIFLKHECARLKTCNEVLDGKILSMAIHSWRTMSETEKQPYVEESKKNKEEIKEAMVRRSKQQSSQDTSQETREEKWSSICGDYHVTLQPEADVALKMTEKAPMDPPFQMDWDGNCSLDFATRESE, from the exons ATGGAGAAGAAAGAGGAGATAATACTTCCATTGCCATCCGAGACCCATCTCAAGGACCTTCCCAATGTTTCCTCCACCTCAAGGCCTGTTGGGTCCCACAAAGGGCACTGTTCTCCGGGTGATGACTCCGACAGCTTCTATGATAAACTCGTTGAGTTGTTGGAGTCTTCTGGACTCACTCTCAT TTTCAATGTTCGAGAAACATTGCTGGACTTGTACCTGTTTTACTTGGAGGTGACAAGAAGAGGAGGATATCAACAg GTTGGTCGAGAAAGGAAGTGGGGTGAAGTTGTGATTGCCCTGAAATTGGAAGGGAATAGTGTGAAGTTATCTGCTCAAGTTGAAAGGCTTTACTCACATCTTCTCTACCAGTTTGAGCAATTGTACTTCTACAGGCGTCCTGAAAAGCTAGCTTTCCGATCTGCCAGCAACAAAG GCTCCTTTTGCTCCCTTTCCACGTCTTCCTCTTTAGAAGAAGGTCCGCTTAGGAAGAAGAGGATTTCAACAGTGAGTTTGGCTCCTATGATGGATAGTAAAGATGATCAGAAGGCCACAGAAATGTCCAAGCAATACTCTTGCCACATGACAG CTGGGGCTGGGTATGTGCAACAGCCTGTGCTTTTACCAACACCTccgaaagaaaagaagaaacgCCGAGGTGCCCCGGTGGGACGAAAGACTGCATATCAGATATTCCTCAAGCATGAATGTGCTCGGTTGAAAACTTGCAATGAGGTCTTGGATGGAAAAATACTGAGTATGGCTATTCATTCATGGAGGACCATGTCTGAAACTGAGAAACAG CCATATGTAGAGGAAAGCAAGAAGAACAAAGAAGAAATTAAGGAAGCAATGGTTAGACGCAGTAAACAGCAGAGCAGCCAAGATACCAGCCAAGAGACCAGGGAAGAGAAGTGGTCTAGTATTTGTGGTGATTACCATGTAACTTTGCAACCTGAAGCAGATGTAGCTCTTAAAATGACTGAAAAAGCACCAATGGATCCTCCATTTCAGATGGATTGGGATGGAAATTGTTCACTTGATTTTGCAACAAGGGAATCCGAGTAA
- the LOC108325455 gene encoding high mobility group B protein 10 isoform X3 yields the protein MEKKEEIILPLPSETHLKDLPNVSSTSRPVGSHKGHCSPGDDSDSFYDKLVELLESSGLTLIFNVRETLLDLYLFYLEVTRRGGYQQVGRERKWGEVVIALKLEGNSVKLSAQVERLYSHLLYQFEQLYFYRRPEKLAFRSASNKEGPLRKKRISTVSLAPMMDSKDDQKATEMSKQYSCHMTAGAGYVQQPVLLPTPPKEKKKRRGAPVGRKTAYQIFLKHECARLKTCNEVLDGKILSMAIHSWRTMSETEKQPYVEESKKNKEEIKEAMVRRSKQQSSQDTSQETREEKWSSICGDYHVTLQPEADVALKMTEKAPMDPPFQMDWDGNCSLDFATRESE from the exons ATGGAGAAGAAAGAGGAGATAATACTTCCATTGCCATCCGAGACCCATCTCAAGGACCTTCCCAATGTTTCCTCCACCTCAAGGCCTGTTGGGTCCCACAAAGGGCACTGTTCTCCGGGTGATGACTCCGACAGCTTCTATGATAAACTCGTTGAGTTGTTGGAGTCTTCTGGACTCACTCTCAT TTTCAATGTTCGAGAAACATTGCTGGACTTGTACCTGTTTTACTTGGAGGTGACAAGAAGAGGAGGATATCAACAg GTTGGTCGAGAAAGGAAGTGGGGTGAAGTTGTGATTGCCCTGAAATTGGAAGGGAATAGTGTGAAGTTATCTGCTCAAGTTGAAAGGCTTTACTCACATCTTCTCTACCAGTTTGAGCAATTGTACTTCTACAGGCGTCCTGAAAAGCTAGCTTTCCGATCTGCCAGCAACAAAG AAGGTCCGCTTAGGAAGAAGAGGATTTCAACAGTGAGTTTGGCTCCTATGATGGATAGTAAAGATGATCAGAAGGCCACAGAAATGTCCAAGCAATACTCTTGCCACATGACAG CTGGGGCTGGGTATGTGCAACAGCCTGTGCTTTTACCAACACCTccgaaagaaaagaagaaacgCCGAGGTGCCCCGGTGGGACGAAAGACTGCATATCAGATATTCCTCAAGCATGAATGTGCTCGGTTGAAAACTTGCAATGAGGTCTTGGATGGAAAAATACTGAGTATGGCTATTCATTCATGGAGGACCATGTCTGAAACTGAGAAACAG CCATATGTAGAGGAAAGCAAGAAGAACAAAGAAGAAATTAAGGAAGCAATGGTTAGACGCAGTAAACAGCAGAGCAGCCAAGATACCAGCCAAGAGACCAGGGAAGAGAAGTGGTCTAGTATTTGTGGTGATTACCATGTAACTTTGCAACCTGAAGCAGATGTAGCTCTTAAAATGACTGAAAAAGCACCAATGGATCCTCCATTTCAGATGGATTGGGATGGAAATTGTTCACTTGATTTTGCAACAAGGGAATCCGAGTAA
- the LOC108325455 gene encoding high mobility group B protein 10 isoform X2 has product MEKKEEIILPLPSETHLKDLPNVSSTSRPVGSHKGHCSPGDDSDSFYDKLVELLESSGLTLIFNVRETLLDLYLFYLEVTRRGGYQQVGRERKWGEVVIALKLEGNSVKLSAQVERLYSHLLYQFEQLYFYRRPEKLAFRSASNKEEGPLRKKRISTVSLAPMMDSKDDQKATEMSKQYSCHMTAGAGYVQQPVLLPTPPKEKKKRRGAPVGRKTAYQIFLKHECARLKTCNEVLDGKILSMAIHSWRTMSETEKQPYVEESKKNKEEIKEAMVRRSKQQSSQDTSQETREEKWSSICGDYHVTLQPEADVALKMTEKAPMDPPFQMDWDGNCSLDFATRESE; this is encoded by the exons ATGGAGAAGAAAGAGGAGATAATACTTCCATTGCCATCCGAGACCCATCTCAAGGACCTTCCCAATGTTTCCTCCACCTCAAGGCCTGTTGGGTCCCACAAAGGGCACTGTTCTCCGGGTGATGACTCCGACAGCTTCTATGATAAACTCGTTGAGTTGTTGGAGTCTTCTGGACTCACTCTCAT TTTCAATGTTCGAGAAACATTGCTGGACTTGTACCTGTTTTACTTGGAGGTGACAAGAAGAGGAGGATATCAACAg GTTGGTCGAGAAAGGAAGTGGGGTGAAGTTGTGATTGCCCTGAAATTGGAAGGGAATAGTGTGAAGTTATCTGCTCAAGTTGAAAGGCTTTACTCACATCTTCTCTACCAGTTTGAGCAATTGTACTTCTACAGGCGTCCTGAAAAGCTAGCTTTCCGATCTGCCAGCAACAAAG AAGAAGGTCCGCTTAGGAAGAAGAGGATTTCAACAGTGAGTTTGGCTCCTATGATGGATAGTAAAGATGATCAGAAGGCCACAGAAATGTCCAAGCAATACTCTTGCCACATGACAG CTGGGGCTGGGTATGTGCAACAGCCTGTGCTTTTACCAACACCTccgaaagaaaagaagaaacgCCGAGGTGCCCCGGTGGGACGAAAGACTGCATATCAGATATTCCTCAAGCATGAATGTGCTCGGTTGAAAACTTGCAATGAGGTCTTGGATGGAAAAATACTGAGTATGGCTATTCATTCATGGAGGACCATGTCTGAAACTGAGAAACAG CCATATGTAGAGGAAAGCAAGAAGAACAAAGAAGAAATTAAGGAAGCAATGGTTAGACGCAGTAAACAGCAGAGCAGCCAAGATACCAGCCAAGAGACCAGGGAAGAGAAGTGGTCTAGTATTTGTGGTGATTACCATGTAACTTTGCAACCTGAAGCAGATGTAGCTCTTAAAATGACTGAAAAAGCACCAATGGATCCTCCATTTCAGATGGATTGGGATGGAAATTGTTCACTTGATTTTGCAACAAGGGAATCCGAGTAA